Proteins encoded in a region of the Paenibacillus pedocola genome:
- a CDS encoding sensor histidine kinase, translating to MERFLSSKKYIPFTYKMMIPYLILVLLTDMLVGYIAYTMLVESRTEMAETNVRTALKQTRNNIEYQTDEIKRMSNSLFLNTNFQNALQFRGEPLENMLKMRDDIVPYMKAPLQLYGNKLRLALYAVNESMLEITGDEMSAPIGRSDYYVLPLRTIENTEWFKSLVANNKDSVWLQADSDRELGNISYFRKLVASNAAPAVIGYIRVTARIDELFGSFDTFPVDQGLDLRLIDQASGLTLYERGAVDKQAKQDAYLIISEDISLSGYVIEARVPHTYLNKDASRMQKVITTVCAISFLVMAVIGFLVARISGKKIKRIVYLARSFQEGNFYKRIGFPGNDEFVYIANSFNQMAASIQELIHNVYVQGIQKKQAELDVLQAQISPHFLYNTLSTIGSLANLGEVEKVTQMVQGLSKFYRLTLNEGQVYISLEKELEQVRMYLEIQRVKYADAFEVYYDVDPEILQVPIIKLILQPFVENIFKHAWFGETIAIRITGKRLGDRIELKVIDNGIGMRPDTLRKMRSSTFQTGSYGLKNVEERIKLRYGNDFGMQIGSYYGAGTTVQIILPVENAEIREVMGE from the coding sequence ATGGAGAGGTTCTTGTCCAGTAAAAAGTATATCCCGTTTACCTATAAGATGATGATCCCGTATCTCATCCTTGTACTTCTGACAGATATGCTGGTTGGTTATATTGCTTATACGATGCTCGTGGAATCCAGGACCGAGATGGCAGAAACGAATGTACGGACGGCCCTGAAGCAGACAAGAAACAATATCGAATACCAGACCGATGAAATCAAACGGATGAGTAATTCGCTGTTTCTCAATACGAATTTCCAGAATGCGCTGCAGTTTAGGGGAGAGCCTCTGGAGAATATGCTCAAAATGCGGGATGATATCGTTCCTTATATGAAGGCTCCTCTGCAATTATACGGGAACAAGCTGAGACTTGCGCTATATGCCGTAAATGAGTCGATGCTTGAAATTACCGGGGATGAAATGTCGGCCCCTATCGGCAGAAGCGATTATTATGTGCTGCCCCTCCGGACTATTGAGAATACGGAATGGTTCAAGTCGCTTGTCGCGAATAATAAAGACAGCGTGTGGTTGCAGGCGGACAGCGACCGCGAACTGGGCAACATTTCGTATTTCCGCAAGCTGGTTGCTTCAAATGCAGCCCCGGCTGTTATCGGCTATATCCGGGTTACTGCGAGAATTGACGAGCTGTTCGGCAGTTTCGATACCTTTCCGGTTGACCAGGGTCTGGATCTGCGCCTGATTGACCAGGCTAGCGGACTGACGCTGTATGAGCGGGGTGCAGTGGACAAGCAGGCCAAGCAGGATGCCTATTTAATCATTAGTGAAGATATTTCGTTATCGGGCTATGTCATCGAGGCACGGGTACCGCACACCTATCTGAACAAGGATGCGAGCCGGATGCAGAAGGTGATCACTACCGTGTGCGCTATCAGCTTTTTGGTGATGGCGGTGATCGGCTTCCTGGTTGCCCGCATTTCCGGCAAGAAAATAAAGCGGATCGTCTATTTGGCCCGTTCCTTTCAGGAAGGGAACTTTTACAAGCGGATCGGGTTTCCGGGGAATGATGAATTTGTTTACATTGCGAACAGCTTTAATCAAATGGCGGCAAGCATCCAGGAGCTGATCCATAACGTCTATGTGCAGGGTATCCAGAAAAAGCAGGCGGAGCTGGATGTGCTGCAAGCCCAGATCAGCCCGCATTTCTTATACAACACGTTGTCGACCATCGGCAGTCTGGCTAACCTGGGCGAAGTCGAGAAGGTGACGCAGATGGTACAGGGACTGTCGAAATTTTACCGGCTTACCTTGAATGAAGGCCAGGTGTACATCTCGCTTGAAAAAGAGCTGGAGCAGGTGAGAATGTATCTGGAGATTCAGAGAGTCAAATATGCGGACGCCTTCGAGGTCTATTATGATGTTGATCCGGAAATTTTACAGGTTCCGATTATCAAGCTGATCCTGCAGCCGTTTGTCGAAAATATATTCAAGCACGCCTGGTTCGGGGAGACGATCGCAATCCGGATTACGGGAAAGCGGCTTGGTGACCGCATCGAACTCAAGGTGATTGATAACGGGATTGGCATGCGGCCGGATACGCTGCGAAAAATGCGTTCGAGCACGTTCCAGACGGGCAGCTATGGCCTGAAGAACGTTGAGGAACGGATCAAGCTGAGATACGGCAATGATTTTGGGATGCAGATCGGCAGCTATTACGGGGCAGGAACAACCGTGCAAATTATTTTACCTGTGGAGAATGCAGAAATACGTGAAGTGATGGGGGAGTAA
- the hprK gene encoding HPr(Ser) kinase/phosphatase produces MKSITVQSLTEKFHLEVLAGASRMDRTITRPRTHRPGLEFVGYFDFFPMERVQVLGRKEINYLLTLSVEDRMLHIGNIVKYHPPCFVVTTGQQEIPYLTLFCDQEGIPLLRTPETTTEFIAKLDSYLVKTLAPELSIHGVCVNVSGIGILLRGKSGIGKSETAHTLIGRGHRFVADDIVVLKKLGPATLLGTHNETTREFLALRSIGLINVVRQYGRTAFQDETRIVLDIELCPWQENSLNNELEQVTQFSEYLGVRIPHIEIQLQPGRDIAGLIEAAANNWYLKQLGYSAVEEFMKRIEDGMQP; encoded by the coding sequence ATGAAGTCGATCACTGTTCAAAGTCTTACTGAGAAATTTCATTTGGAAGTGCTTGCTGGAGCCAGCCGTATGGACCGCACGATTACCCGCCCGCGGACGCACAGACCGGGCCTGGAGTTTGTCGGGTATTTTGATTTTTTTCCTATGGAACGGGTGCAGGTGCTCGGCCGCAAGGAAATTAACTATTTATTGACGCTAAGCGTTGAGGACCGTATGCTGCATATCGGAAACATTGTAAAATATCATCCGCCATGTTTCGTTGTCACGACAGGCCAGCAGGAAATCCCTTACCTGACCCTGTTCTGTGATCAGGAGGGCATTCCCCTGCTGCGGACGCCGGAGACGACGACAGAGTTTATTGCCAAACTGGACAGCTATCTGGTGAAGACACTTGCGCCTGAGCTGTCGATTCACGGGGTATGCGTTAATGTGTCGGGCATCGGCATCCTGCTGCGGGGCAAGTCCGGCATCGGCAAAAGCGAAACCGCGCATACACTCATTGGCAGAGGCCACCGGTTCGTAGCGGACGATATTGTCGTGCTTAAAAAGCTGGGCCCGGCTACGCTGCTGGGAACCCATAATGAGACCACACGCGAGTTCCTGGCCCTACGGAGTATAGGCCTGATTAACGTTGTACGCCAATACGGCCGCACGGCATTTCAGGACGAAACCCGGATTGTTCTGGACATCGAACTATGCCCGTGGCAGGAGAATTCCCTGAACAATGAACTGGAGCAGGTGACTCAGTTTAGCGAATATCTCGGGGTCCGGATCCCGCATATCGAGATTCAGCTTCAGCCGGGACGCGACATCGCCGGACTGATCGAGGCTGCAGCCAACAACTGGTACCTCAAGCAGCTCGGCTACAGCGCCGTGGAGGAGTTCATGAAGCGGATTGAGGACGGAATGCAGCCGTAA